One segment of Heliomicrobium gestii DNA contains the following:
- a CDS encoding stalk domain-containing protein — protein MNKKLLFGSIALLLPALSAGVVYAASTVKLSLNYKDVPPVVPLRLDNGHIVGSVRQIVEAMGGSVEWDEAKQTISILDQRQTQIQQLESALKPADKQEAARRWAEAAMHRNGALRYALLSPELKQQQYGDYKDLNWVIGGSSPWIVSYELSEKPGNDADTATFDISYVLTDSTGQKYRSKESITIKKFTYDSHDNYANWFVTSGKLPSYDLDPVAE, from the coding sequence ATGAACAAAAAACTCCTTTTCGGCTCCATTGCCCTATTGCTCCCCGCATTATCTGCCGGCGTTGTCTATGCAGCGAGCACAGTAAAATTATCGCTCAACTACAAGGACGTCCCACCGGTTGTTCCCTTGCGACTCGACAACGGCCACATCGTCGGTTCTGTGCGGCAGATTGTTGAAGCCATGGGCGGATCCGTCGAATGGGATGAGGCCAAGCAGACCATTTCCATACTGGATCAAAGACAAACTCAAATCCAACAGCTGGAATCGGCGTTGAAACCGGCAGACAAACAGGAGGCGGCGCGGCGTTGGGCCGAGGCGGCCATGCACAGGAACGGCGCACTGCGCTACGCCCTGTTGTCTCCAGAATTAAAGCAGCAGCAGTATGGGGACTATAAGGATTTAAACTGGGTGATCGGGGGCTCCAGCCCTTGGATCGTCAGTTATGAGTTATCGGAGAAACCCGGCAATGACGCCGATACGGCGACCTTCGATATCAGCTATGTCTTGACCGATTCGACCGGTCAAAAGTACCGGTCAAAGGAGAGCATCACCATCAAAAAGTTTACTTACGACAGTCATGACAACTACGCAAACTGGTTCGTGACGAGCGGAAAACTGCCATCGTATGACCTGGATCCGGTTGCAGAATGA
- a CDS encoding restriction endonuclease — MISFENLCKDLFEFNGNTITQRNKYDGKGGDIHFCCIRQRIDQSRFENGQVNLFVQVKKHVGTIDDWAETQLLQMMQNEPDADGCVMSLADGFSDDARALAENNNILLMDGLKISEWLLKRMVAKF; from the coding sequence TTGATCTCTTTTGAGAACCTTTGCAAAGATCTATTTGAATTCAACGGCAACACCATCACCCAGCGCAATAAGTACGATGGCAAAGGTGGAGACATCCACTTCTGCTGCATTCGACAACGAATCGACCAGTCGCGCTTTGAGAATGGTCAGGTAAATTTATTTGTTCAGGTCAAAAAGCATGTGGGGACGATCGATGACTGGGCGGAGACACAATTGCTGCAAATGATGCAAAATGAGCCAGATGCCGACGGTTGCGTTATGTCATTGGCTGACGGTTTTAGCGATGACGCCCGAGCATTGGCCGAAAACAACAACATTCTGCTGATGGACGGCTTGAAGATCAGTGAATGGCTGCTGAAGAGAATGGTCGCCAAATTCTAA
- the htpG gene encoding molecular chaperone HtpG, with the protein MTVKQFQAESKRLLDLMVNSIYTHKEIFLRELISNASDAIDKIYYKALTDESISFNQADYFIKIEADKPNRTLKIIDSGIGMTQAEMEENLGVIAKSGSLAFKKENELKDGFDIIGQFGVGFYSAFMVSDVVTVISRALGSDQAYKWESQGADGYTIEPCAKDTVGTEITLKIKANTEDESYDEFLEEYRIKSIIKKYSDFIRYPIKMDVTKSRLKEGSEEEYEQYTEEQTLNSMVPIWKKNKSELTKEDYDNFYSEKHFGFDSPLRHIHINAEGTISYKAILYIPEKMPFDFYTKEYEKGLELYANGVLIMNKCADLLPDYFSFVKGMVDSEDLSLNISRELLQHDRQLKLIAKNIKSKIKSELEDLLKNDRDQYVEFFQSFGKQLKYGLYSDFGSHKDVLQDLLLFYSSKEKKLVTLDEYVSRMPEDQKFIYYAAGDSIERIDKLPQTELVADKGYEILYFTDDVDEFAIRMLRSYKEKEFKSVSSSDLGIEAEENKEASDAEKQENQELFTAMKDLLADKVKTVKASKRLKQHPVCLSNEGELSIEMEKVLKAMPNGQEVKADKVLEINVNHAVFQALKEARERDQEKFTLYTDLLYNQALLIEGLPVDDPVAFSNNICKIMA; encoded by the coding sequence ATGACAGTAAAACAGTTTCAAGCGGAATCCAAAAGACTGCTCGATCTGATGGTGAACTCCATCTACACCCATAAGGAGATTTTCCTGAGAGAACTGATCTCCAACGCCAGTGACGCCATCGACAAAATCTACTACAAGGCCCTGACCGACGAATCGATCAGCTTCAACCAAGCCGATTACTTCATTAAAATCGAGGCGGACAAGCCAAACCGGACCCTGAAGATCATCGACAGCGGCATCGGCATGACCCAGGCCGAGATGGAAGAGAACCTTGGCGTCATCGCCAAGAGCGGCTCCTTGGCCTTCAAAAAGGAAAATGAGCTAAAAGACGGCTTCGACATCATCGGCCAGTTTGGCGTCGGCTTCTATTCCGCCTTCATGGTCTCCGATGTGGTCACCGTGATCAGCCGCGCCTTAGGCAGCGATCAGGCCTACAAGTGGGAATCCCAGGGCGCCGATGGCTACACCATCGAACCCTGTGCGAAAGACACGGTGGGCACTGAGATCACCCTCAAGATCAAAGCGAATACGGAAGACGAAAGCTATGACGAGTTCCTGGAAGAGTACCGCATCAAGTCGATCATCAAGAAGTACTCCGACTTCATCCGCTACCCCATCAAGATGGACGTGACCAAATCCCGCCTCAAAGAGGGCAGCGAAGAGGAGTACGAGCAGTACACGGAAGAGCAGACCCTCAACAGCATGGTGCCCATCTGGAAGAAGAATAAGAGCGAACTGACCAAGGAAGACTACGACAACTTCTACTCGGAAAAGCACTTCGGCTTTGACAGCCCGCTGCGGCACATCCATATCAACGCCGAAGGCACCATCAGCTACAAAGCCATCCTCTACATTCCCGAGAAGATGCCCTTTGACTTCTACACGAAAGAGTACGAAAAGGGCCTCGAACTCTACGCCAACGGCGTGCTGATCATGAACAAATGCGCCGACCTGCTGCCTGACTACTTCAGCTTCGTCAAAGGGATGGTTGACTCGGAAGACCTGTCGTTGAACATCTCCCGCGAACTGTTGCAGCATGACCGGCAACTGAAGCTGATCGCCAAGAACATCAAGTCGAAGATCAAGAGCGAACTGGAAGACCTCCTGAAAAACGACCGCGACCAGTATGTGGAGTTCTTCCAATCCTTCGGAAAGCAGTTGAAATACGGCCTCTACAGCGATTTCGGCTCCCACAAGGATGTGCTGCAAGACCTGCTGCTCTTCTACTCGTCGAAAGAGAAGAAGCTCGTCACCCTGGACGAGTATGTCTCCCGCATGCCTGAGGACCAGAAGTTCATCTACTACGCCGCCGGCGACTCCATCGAGCGCATCGACAAGCTGCCCCAGACGGAACTGGTCGCCGACAAGGGCTACGAGATCCTCTACTTCACCGACGATGTGGACGAATTCGCCATCCGCATGCTGCGGAGCTACAAGGAGAAGGAATTCAAGTCCGTATCGAGCAGCGACCTGGGCATCGAGGCCGAGGAAAACAAAGAGGCATCTGATGCGGAAAAACAGGAGAACCAGGAACTCTTTACGGCGATGAAAGACCTCCTGGCCGACAAGGTCAAAACGGTCAAGGCGTCGAAGCGCCTGAAGCAGCACCCCGTCTGCCTGTCCAACGAAGGCGAACTGAGCATCGAGATGGAGAAGGTGCTCAAAGCCATGCCGAACGGACAAGAGGTCAAAGCCGACAAGGTGTTGGAGATCAACGTCAACCATGCGGTGTTCCAGGCGCTAAAAGAGGCGCGGGAGCGGGATCAAGAGAAGTTTACGCTGTACACGGATCTCTTGTACAACCAGGCCTTGTTGATTGAAGGCCTGCCTGTCGACGACCCGGTTGCCTTCTCCAATAACATCTGCAAGATCATGGCGTAA